The Formosa sp. Hel1_33_131 genome window below encodes:
- the msrA gene encoding peptide-methionine (S)-S-oxide reductase MsrA gives MKNLTTLMLCLTFSFMSCQTKKEKTKMQLEVENAAPIEVPLKDGMARAYFASGCFWCVEAIYESVKGVSEVINGYAGGYTDNPTYHASNTGRTGHAEAVEVIYDPTVVSFSTLLDVYFGSQNVSQVNGQGPDRGSQYRSIIFYQNKAQKAIIDQKKETLGKALNISVAAEVYPFLKFWKGEDYHQNYERLHPNNSYIRNVSIPRLRKFQQKFPDLLKSKH, from the coding sequence ATGAAGAATCTTACCACACTTATGCTTTGCTTGACCTTCAGTTTTATGAGTTGTCAAACAAAAAAAGAAAAAACTAAAATGCAACTTGAAGTAGAAAATGCCGCTCCCATTGAAGTCCCTCTAAAAGATGGCATGGCACGTGCCTATTTTGCCAGTGGGTGTTTTTGGTGTGTCGAGGCCATATATGAAAGTGTCAAAGGCGTTTCTGAAGTCATTAATGGTTATGCAGGTGGCTATACCGACAACCCAACTTACCATGCTAGTAATACTGGAAGAACAGGACATGCCGAAGCTGTAGAAGTTATTTACGATCCAACAGTTGTGAGCTTCTCAACCTTGTTAGATGTGTATTTCGGTTCTCAGAACGTCTCGCAAGTCAATGGCCAAGGGCCTGATAGAGGCTCCCAATACCGCTCTATTATTTTCTATCAAAATAAGGCACAAAAAGCAATTATAGATCAAAAGAAAGAGACCCTTGGAAAAGCGTTAAACATAAGTGTTGCTGCAGAAGTGTATCCCTTTCTAAAATTCTGGAAAGGCGAAGATTACCATCAAAATTATGAGCGTCTGCATCCGAATAATTCCTACATACGAAATGTTTCCATCCCTCGTTTACGGAAATTTCAACAAAAATTTCCTGACTTACTTAAATCGAAGCATTAA
- the kynU gene encoding kynureninase, which yields MTNYKPGIDYAKAQDQKDPLAHYREKFYIPKNTNGDEWLYFTGNSLGLQPKETKNHIQQELDDWANLGVEGHFEAKNPWMPYHEFLTKTMAEIVGAKPIEVVIMNTLTTNLHLLMVSFYQPTKTKYKIVIESDAFPSDRYAVETQLQFHGFDPSESLVEWTPRNGETLLNIEDLESILETQGDEIAMLLIGGVNYYTGQYLDLKRIAELGHQQGCKVGIDLAHGVGNIQPNLHESGVDFAAWCTYKYMNSGPGSLGGIFVHERYANDTSLKRFAGWWSQNKATRFDMRQPLDITPGAEGWQLSNPPILSMAAIKASLELFNEVGMPALREKSIKLTGYMEYLILELQNENISIITPKDPEQRGCQLSIQVKNANKSLHTKLTAAYVITDWRTPDVIRCAPTPFYNSFEDVYKMVEILKTILNA from the coding sequence TTGACAAATTACAAGCCCGGAATCGATTATGCTAAAGCACAAGATCAAAAAGATCCTTTAGCCCACTACCGTGAAAAGTTTTACATTCCTAAAAATACGAATGGAGACGAGTGGTTATATTTTACCGGAAACTCTCTGGGACTTCAACCCAAAGAAACCAAAAACCACATTCAACAAGAGTTGGATGATTGGGCAAACTTGGGTGTTGAAGGACATTTTGAAGCCAAAAACCCTTGGATGCCTTACCACGAATTTTTGACCAAAACCATGGCGGAGATTGTGGGTGCGAAACCCATAGAAGTGGTCATCATGAATACGCTGACGACAAATCTTCATTTATTGATGGTTTCCTTTTATCAACCTACCAAAACAAAATATAAAATCGTCATTGAAAGCGACGCCTTTCCTTCCGATCGGTATGCCGTAGAAACACAATTACAGTTTCATGGATTTGACCCTTCGGAATCGCTTGTAGAATGGACCCCTAGAAACGGTGAAACCCTTCTAAACATCGAAGATCTAGAATCTATTTTAGAAACGCAAGGCGATGAAATCGCTATGTTATTAATTGGCGGCGTCAATTATTATACAGGACAATATTTAGATTTAAAAAGAATTGCAGAACTCGGCCACCAACAGGGATGTAAAGTCGGAATTGACTTGGCACATGGGGTTGGAAACATTCAACCAAACCTTCACGAATCAGGAGTAGATTTTGCGGCTTGGTGTACGTATAAATACATGAATTCAGGTCCAGGAAGTCTCGGCGGAATTTTTGTTCACGAACGCTATGCCAATGACACTTCCTTAAAACGATTTGCAGGTTGGTGGAGTCAAAACAAAGCCACCCGTTTTGACATGCGGCAACCCTTAGACATTACTCCTGGCGCGGAAGGTTGGCAATTAAGCAACCCACCCATCTTATCCATGGCAGCAATCAAAGCGTCTTTAGAATTATTTAATGAGGTAGGGATGCCCGCATTAAGAGAAAAATCCATAAAACTGACCGGCTATATGGAATACCTTATTCTGGAATTACAGAATGAAAACATTTCGATCATCACACCTAAAGATCCTGAACAACGCGGATGTCAATTGTCCATACAAGTGAAAAACGCAAACAAATCTTTACATACAAAATTAACTGCTGCATACGTGATCACTGACTGGAGAACTCCAGATGTGATTCGTTGTGCCCCTACCCCTTTTTACAACTCCTTTGAAGATGTTTATAAAATGGTAGAAATCTTAAAAACAATTCTGAATGCCTAG
- a CDS encoding FAD-dependent oxidoreductase has product MPRQENILIIGAGLCGSLLALRLGQRGFNVRVIEMRQDLRKVDISAGRSINLAFSNRGLKAIKMVGLDSKVESLCIPMHGRMIHDKEGNTFLSNYSGRENESINSISRELLTALLLDEAEALDNVTIEFNKRSIKVDFEAKVGHFEDTISGDAFEVSADLIFGTDGAGSSLRKSYFQERKFLFSFSQNYLTHGYKELTIQPTKSGEFKAFKNALHIWPRGDFMIIALPNLEGSFTVTLFLSYETGEYNFNNLTTPEIVTEFFKKEFPDALDLMPNLVEEFFENPTAPLGTVKCFPWHYKGNSLLLGDSAHAIVPFYGQGMNASFEDVVEFDAFLDRHEGDWEATFKAFETHRKVDTDAIADLAIDNFHEMKDHIANPIFQEKRKIEMALEAEFPETYYSKYSLVTFKETIGYNEAMTVGRAQDKAILNMLSAQKIDPKENLKDQLKKVQEETKSILTEGTLTKY; this is encoded by the coding sequence ATGCCTAGGCAAGAAAATATATTAATTATTGGAGCCGGACTCTGTGGATCCTTACTCGCTTTGCGACTTGGTCAACGCGGATTTAACGTACGCGTGATTGAAATGCGTCAAGATTTACGAAAAGTAGATATCAGTGCTGGGCGTTCTATCAATTTGGCCTTTTCAAATCGTGGACTGAAAGCGATTAAAATGGTTGGATTGGATTCAAAAGTTGAATCTCTGTGTATTCCAATGCACGGCAGAATGATTCATGACAAAGAAGGAAATACCTTTCTTTCAAACTACAGTGGTCGTGAAAACGAATCTATAAATTCCATTTCGAGAGAATTGCTAACCGCCCTCTTATTGGACGAAGCAGAAGCGCTGGATAATGTGACCATTGAATTTAATAAACGTAGTATAAAAGTTGATTTTGAAGCCAAAGTAGGGCATTTTGAAGACACCATTTCTGGCGATGCTTTTGAGGTATCCGCAGACCTCATCTTTGGAACAGATGGCGCGGGTTCCTCCCTAAGAAAAAGTTATTTCCAAGAACGTAAATTTTTATTTAGTTTTTCACAGAATTACCTCACACATGGCTATAAGGAATTAACCATTCAGCCCACAAAAAGTGGCGAATTTAAGGCCTTTAAAAATGCACTTCATATTTGGCCGAGAGGCGATTTTATGATCATTGCATTACCAAATTTAGAGGGCAGCTTTACGGTGACCCTGTTTTTAAGTTATGAAACTGGCGAATACAATTTCAATAATTTGACAACCCCCGAAATTGTCACTGAATTTTTCAAAAAGGAATTCCCTGATGCACTGGATTTAATGCCCAATTTAGTGGAAGAGTTTTTTGAAAACCCAACCGCACCCTTAGGAACGGTGAAATGTTTTCCTTGGCACTATAAAGGCAATAGCCTTTTACTAGGTGACTCCGCACACGCTATTGTTCCGTTTTACGGACAAGGCATGAATGCTTCTTTTGAAGATGTAGTCGAATTTGATGCCTTTTTAGATCGGCATGAAGGCGATTGGGAAGCCACATTCAAAGCGTTTGAAACACACAGAAAAGTGGACACCGATGCGATTGCTGATTTAGCAATTGATAATTTTCACGAAATGAAGGATCATATTGCCAACCCCATTTTTCAAGAAAAACGAAAAATTGAAATGGCTTTAGAAGCTGAATTTCCAGAGACTTATTATTCAAAATATTCATTGGTGACTTTCAAAGAAACAATTGGTTATAACGAAGCAATGACTGTGGGTCGTGCACAAGACAAAGCGATCTTGAACATGCTATCCGCTCAAAAAATAGATCCGAAAGAAAATTTAAAGGATCAGCTTAAAAAAGTACAGGAAGAAACAAAAAGCATCCTTACAGAGGGCACGCTTACAAAATATTAA
- a CDS encoding RidA family protein — translation MSTKVTPRGAYPHTKRVGDFIFVSGTSSRRADNSIAGVDIIDEMGTKHLNIETQTREVLQNINTNLIKEGASLEDVVDVTTFLVNMNDFAGYNKTYAEFFSPETGPARTTVAVHQLPHPDLVVEIKVMAYKK, via the coding sequence ATGAGTACCAAAGTCACACCAAGAGGCGCCTATCCACACACCAAACGTGTTGGAGATTTTATCTTTGTTTCAGGCACCAGTTCGAGACGGGCAGACAACAGCATTGCTGGCGTGGATATCATTGATGAAATGGGTACGAAGCACTTGAATATTGAAACACAAACGCGGGAAGTCCTTCAAAATATAAACACCAATCTAATCAAGGAAGGAGCGAGCTTAGAAGATGTGGTTGATGTCACGACCTTTTTAGTAAATATGAATGATTTTGCAGGCTATAATAAAACCTATGCCGAGTTTTTCAGTCCAGAAACAGGGCCGGCGCGCACCACAGTTGCGGTACATCAACTTCCACACCCGGATTTGGTGGTCGAAATTAAAGTAATGGCCTATAAAAAATGA